Proteins co-encoded in one Waddlia chondrophila WSU 86-1044 genomic window:
- the rpoN gene encoding RNA polymerase factor sigma-54, giving the protein MNPISLNFNLKQTQNVKQLQRLMVSPQMQQALNFMQMPIQEMIEAIEQEMELNPVIELMEEEPAEQETVKEEDVSAEKELDFNGDDFEIMKRLDEDFRDHFAQSENYSLYRTQEEEKLKTFLEQSIPVKETLYEHLVKQARESLDSLEEIAIAELLIGYFDEDGFFTNSIEEASQLSGYSVEALKKVLTEIQTFEPFGVGATSLQHSLLIQLERKNLKNSLSYRIVQEHYSDLLHNRIPEIKKQLGRSLQEVNEAVQKTIVRLDFHPGRRYVENVVQHIVPDVSLKEEGEELVVAVNDDYVPTLRLNRRYLRMMEDPSVSRETKEFIKGKLLSAKWLLKNIDQRNETIFRIVTYLAKVQKGYFINPEGSLTPLTMKQVADELGVHESTVARAVSQKYLDSPRGIVSLKSLFTNAYRTDMGEDISSRTVKEALAKLIDEENKQCPFSDEKLSKLLERRGIHCARRTVAKYRSQLQIGNAFQRREYLS; this is encoded by the coding sequence ATGAATCCTATATCCTTGAATTTCAATTTAAAGCAAACGCAAAATGTGAAGCAGCTTCAGCGGTTGATGGTGTCGCCGCAGATGCAGCAGGCTCTCAATTTTATGCAGATGCCCATTCAGGAGATGATCGAAGCGATCGAGCAGGAAATGGAGTTAAATCCTGTAATCGAACTGATGGAAGAGGAGCCGGCAGAGCAAGAAACTGTAAAAGAAGAGGATGTTTCGGCCGAAAAAGAGCTCGATTTCAATGGCGACGACTTTGAGATCATGAAGCGGCTTGATGAGGATTTTAGAGATCATTTCGCCCAAAGCGAAAACTATTCGCTTTATCGAACACAGGAAGAGGAAAAACTCAAAACATTTTTAGAGCAATCGATACCGGTTAAAGAGACACTGTATGAGCATTTAGTCAAGCAAGCGCGTGAGAGTCTGGACTCTTTGGAAGAGATTGCGATTGCGGAGTTGTTGATCGGGTATTTTGATGAGGACGGATTTTTCACGAATTCCATCGAGGAAGCCTCTCAATTAAGCGGTTATTCTGTCGAAGCTTTGAAAAAGGTGCTGACTGAGATCCAGACGTTTGAGCCGTTCGGCGTGGGAGCAACTTCTCTTCAGCACTCCTTACTCATTCAATTGGAGAGAAAAAATTTAAAGAATTCTCTCTCCTATCGCATTGTTCAGGAACACTACAGCGATCTGCTTCACAACCGCATTCCGGAAATTAAAAAACAGCTGGGACGCTCTCTTCAGGAGGTCAATGAGGCTGTGCAGAAAACAATTGTCCGTCTTGATTTCCACCCTGGGAGAAGATATGTTGAAAATGTTGTGCAGCATATTGTTCCGGATGTTTCTTTGAAAGAAGAGGGGGAAGAACTGGTTGTTGCCGTCAACGATGATTATGTTCCCACACTGCGCTTGAACAGGCGTTATTTGCGCATGATGGAGGATCCTTCAGTTTCCAGAGAGACGAAAGAATTTATCAAAGGAAAGCTGCTTTCGGCCAAATGGCTGCTTAAAAATATCGATCAAAGGAATGAGACGATATTCCGCATTGTAACCTACTTGGCTAAAGTGCAAAAAGGGTATTTTATCAACCCTGAAGGATCTCTTACTCCGTTGACGATGAAGCAGGTTGCCGATGAATTGGGCGTTCATGAATCCACTGTCGCTCGAGCCGTATCGCAAAAATATTTAGATTCTCCTCGCGGAATTGTCTCCTTGAAATCTTTGTTTACAAATGCTTATCGGACTGATATGGGGGAAGATATCTCTTCTCGAACCGTTAAGGAAGCGTTGGCTAAGCTGATCGATGAGGAAAATAAACAATGTCCTTTTTCCGATGAAAAGCTATCAAAGCTCTTGGAGAGGAGGGGCATCCACTGCGCAAGGCGCACAGTGGCCAAATACCGCTCTCAGCTGCAAATCGGCAATGCTTTTCAGCGGCGAGAATATCTGTCCTAA